The sequence AGATGAAACTAgctgaggtaactattcccaggaGCATTCCATACCCACCCAAAATTTCTAGAAAACTCATGCAGAGAAaggaagggtccaattatgacatttcatatactctataaataccccctcctttggatttaagATACCAACACAATACCaccaaccctctctctctctcttacaaaaCTGACAATTTGGGGATAAGTATTTTATGATATCTCAATCTTAGTAGAAATCTAGAAGCTTTCCTCTATTTGTTCATTTGTAATCCAAATATTCTCAGTCAAGAGCATGTTCTATTACGTATTAAGATCGAACAACCAGAAGCGGATATTGCTCATCTGCCACCCTAATTTCGGTCGAACTCTTTAGCCAAACAATATATAGTATTTATATTTGACCTTGTGGAAAGGCTAAGGAAGTTTTTTTCATTTCCTCAAACTTCCAATTGCCTAATGCTAGAATCTTTGTCTTTAATCTCGTTTAAGAttgttttgtttgaaaagatgaaagagaaagagagtaaagaaaataaaaataatgagaGGATGCTTTTGGTACACAACTGCGTAAACATGGAATTCGTGCAcgactaattttttattttcaaagttatagtcaaaacactggtgactggtcagtatgacagagcatgtcatgttggcggtcgaccggctggaagccccggtcgactggacctgtccgagaccataggcggtcgaccgagGAAGTACTATGGCGGTATGTTCATTAGagataccctaatcactcttaattaattattattaagaaattaagagcattgttgcaagcattagtttttttttacaattctagactgtacttaggattgtaagatactcttatcctaaaaagagaaaggtctctctctacctctaaaaagATTGTGAAGGCGAGGATATCTTATCAgttgtaaaggtttttcttccctacctattgggagaactagtggaataccttacaagaggattcttgtaggagTGAAAGAGTAGAAACACTTATTTGACAAATGTGATTGATGAAAAAACAAAGGCCATCAAAGATAGAATTGAAGTACTTAAATCTGCTTGATGTGGATAATGAGTGATCCTTTGTTCCTTTTTTTACTATGTTTCTAAATTCTGGGGCTTTGTGGTTGTATCCTGGGTCCGATCTTTTTCGCATTTGAGAATTGAGAATATGTTGGATTGTTATGTGAGGATTAGGTCCTTTATTTTGGAGCAATTCCAAAATCAGTTCTAACCTTGTCGTTTCTTACTAtaccttctcccatagtttAATActaaccaaacaaccccacatGCTTCCAAACTCTTTCACACTTCGATCGGGACCTCATTAGGGCCTGGTGTCTTCCCTACACTCCTCATTGTTGATACATTAAACATGGTCGAGTTCCCTACTCTTCCTTTCCTCATTAACGATCTCTTGCCCTTATGTTTATGACATATTTATAAAGAGCGAAAGTGTTTCCTAAGGAAGAGTACGGTTCCTACGCATGTAAAAGGACCAATGTGAGCGCATGAGGAAGTATCCACATAAGAGTCATTTCCCCTTTCATGGGGGACATGTTACACATCTtgtcccccaaaaaaaaaaaaaaaacattttccttttacagaaaaagaaaaaagttgtcGAGCTGCTAAGTTAGCATCtccctatgtctatctctccctcctatgaaatgacataacTTTTAACAATATAAaatcagaaaatagaaaaaagaaagtttcCTAGTCAATCTTAGATTTAGACACTCTCTAGCATTAGAGAGAGCCTAGCACACATTCAGCAGCCAGAAGCACCCTAGGCACACACCCCAAGGGGGGTTCCCAAGTCTCGGCCGCTAGTGAGGATCCTAATTTGTCGATTATGCATCTAACGCAATGGAATGCAAAATTATTGCCCCGAccccttgtgaaataaaaaaaactcattCATATTGATGCCCTTGCACGCGTTCTCATTGGCCCACACACTAATATAAGGGTTAGGGATCTCTTGCCCTTAAAATTAATAAAGGGAGGATCTCCCACAACATCAATGTAAGAAAGAACCTATATGCTACACCAATGAGGATCTGGAGATTGGTATCGTCCATTTGGTGTCCTCATAAGGCCCAAATAGTCaaaatatatgagagagagagagagagagagagagaatgtgtgtttgtgtgttggTCTCATAGATTTTTGTGTGATATAAATATATTGGAACCTACACAGgtcattgcaaaaaaaaaaaaaggtggagcaTACTtcatttttcataataataataagggagagggataggtatgccaccatatcaagtatgctagtggatagcacaaataggatcacatgatggagtatcattcaggaaggatatgagggtcatttcaaaaaagggaagagagagatagacacaatgggtgctagcatacttgatatcggcggcatacccaaccttttccctaataATAAGGGACAAAGTTTTATGTCCATGAGAGGCCGTTGCTCCATAGGCATAGGGGCTTCTTGGGGCTGTGCGCCCCTGTGTGTGGACGTAAGGGCCTCTTGCGGATAGAAAACAATtgtttaataataaataatgccATAAAGCAcaaaccccaaaaataaaacaaattccTCTTCATAATTCATATTTGCGCAAAACTCTCATTTATCCATCATTCTCATACTTAAAATGGCTGTATCGCAAATGAAAAATAACCAAACAATTTCACCACCTAGAACAAAGACCCACCCCCTCACTCAAACACAGACTCAAGAACACACACAAAATAAAGAGGACCAAGTATGAACATTAACCCCATCACACATGCCTATCACAGTCTCTCCTAATCTCCCCATGCTTCCTTCCCCTCTTCACTCCTATTGAACCCATCTTTTCCATGGCTTCCGAAAATGCTTGAAAGAACTTTTGCTTATCTTTCCCAAATGACTCAACAACCGGTCGGGTCCTCGAATCCAAGAACAATGCTTGATCCGTAGCCAGCAATCCCATCTTAGTCTGCAAATTCTTGTAATACACATGGTCGAATGCAAAGGGTGTCATAACATCAAACGGTGCCACAATGTCAGTGTTGCCGCCAACAACCGGACATGACATACGTAGGGACTTGAGAAGCCTCGGGTCGATTGATGGGTCTGGTTTATTTGTACCCTTAAAGTTGTAGAGCCGATTAACAAAATGTTCACAGTGGGCAAAGCCAATGGTGTGGGCACCTGAAAGCACTACCAGGTCTTCTAGGCTGAGTCCTTTGGAGGCAAAAAGCTTAAGGAGTTCGTCCACTGTGGAATTGGCACGTGGGATATTGGAGTTCACCGTTGATGCCATTGAGATCAGGCCGTCCCACCTGCCTTTCTTCACCTGATAGTAAGGACCTCCGGCCTGTGACAAAATTTAAGGAACAAAAGCGTATGAGGGCATTTCCGTAAACCTGCCTGTGGTCAATTCAGCTCCTCTCCAATTAATCTCGGCGTCCAATTAGTGCCAAGGGCGGGAGGAATTTGGACATGCATCTCAATACATGGGCATATATTACCAGGTCTTTCCAACCGTTGGATCACTAAGTGGGTGCCCAATTAATTAAAGAGGATCTTTTTTCCTCATATTACCTAGTTGCCCctgtaaaatataaaaatctaaaataattttttttggaaaaataaaatataaaatataaagtaATTAAGGGTTCCGAACATTAATTAAAATAGATGACATATTTCCCTTTCGTTTTTTGTAACAATATAGACGATATATTAAAGATGAAGGTTCTTTGAGCATGACGTGTTGGGTACTCACATTCAACGTTTTTCATTAATCTgatgagaaaaggaaaatggtTTCTATGGGGAGTGTGGCCCCATATCAAGGCACATGAGGACAAATGACCGCCTCATCCTCATAAATCTGATAATGGCCCCATCTGATACTTCCGTGAGTGTTATCATTGGCCTGCACGCTTGTAGGAGCCATGCTCCCTACAGAAGTGTTTTACCGCGGGGGAGTATGGCTCCTGAGAATGGGCATAGGCCAATAAGAAAGAGTATGCAGAAGCATCATGATGGCGCATTTCATAAGGAGCATGACACTGTTTTCACTCCCTCCCGTGAGTTCCAAATTCTGTAGCGTGCATGCGTCAATTGGCAGATCTGTACGCACCCCAGGGCCATCGCAGACATTGAcacacccccctcccccaaccaccatttttctcaaaaatcaaATGAGAGAAGTATACCGTCCACCCTACTCTCATGTTTAGAGAGACTTTCCCCAAGGATAAATGACAAATCCATGTGAGAAAAGCGCACGATAGAATGTACCGTATGTCTGTTTTCGAATTCCCGTTTTATTGGTGGGACGATAAAATTACCAAGTGAACGAAATCTCTTGCTGCGATGGCGAGAATATCGGCGCAGGAGACGGCCCCCGGGCACTTGTTTTCGACTAAGGCCTTGGCTTTCTTTATGCTATCGAACGCCTCCCTTGCCAGGTTCTTGTTATCATGCGCATCCTTCTCTGCCAATGCTGAGGTTCCAGGCTGCGCTGATATCAGAATTGAAGCATCACAGCCCTGCAAATTCACCCAAACTAAGTTTGAATTtgaaccccccaaaaaaacagaaacgatTGCGGCTAAAATGCACCAGGCGAAATTCTTGCAGCTACCGGAGACGACTGTCGTGAATCCCCTGGTGCATGTTAGCTGAGAGTGTTGGTTATATATTACATGGACAAAGCAGTCGTGGAAGAAGAGACGGATGGTTGCAGGAGCAGAGATGGGTGATAGATGGAATTGTTGAGAAGTGGCCGATGCGACGAGCTGTTCTAGCTGTGGGCAGGTCTTACTGTAGTACTCTACGGAGAGTTGAGTTGGGTTATTGTGTGCTCTGTTTCCTGACTTTGTAGGTGTTGAAGTCTCTGAAGTCTCTGAAGACTCTGAGGTGGGTAATATCAGTGCAAGAAGGATGAATAAACCAGTGTATAAAGACAgtagatgagaagaagaagaagaagaagaagaagaagaagaagaagaagaagctgacATGGTTGTAAACACTAGAAAGTAGATagtgtttagagagagagagagagagagagagagagaggacaaggTAGTGAAGGACGACTACCAAGTAAAAGTGGAACACAGATGCGATGCTTTGAAGCGCGACAGAAAACAAATAGCCATATAGGGGATAATCAAGACCCGTGAAAAACTAGTGCAAAATATTAAAAGAAGCTCTGCAATTTGCATACAAACCTCTGTGGCTGGGTGTGCGCacgtgagagagtgagagagtggaACTCTAGTTCTAGCTGCTGCCTGGGTTGTAGCTACTCAGCTAAAGAAATAGAACCTCAATGGACATTTTGGAAGATATCATAACTTCtatgtttgatagccaagaaaagaaaaggaaagaaaggaaaagaaaagaaaagagaagaaaataagtgaaatggtGAGGAAAAAAAAGTATGTTCAGTTACCATTagtagggaagaaaagaaaagaaaataaaacattttgtattttctaatgttttttattgtatttttggcAATATATATCTAttagtaaaagaaaatttcacaattcccaatgTAAATTTTGgaattcaaaaactgaatcttctcttagttcaggacatgccaagcacaaagagaacttcttcttttcttttattttcgtctcttgactaccaaacacagcctaaggaattatttcatttctttggcacCAACAAGGGTTGCAATTACTTGACTCAATTTTTCAACACcgcggatcaagtcctcgtacgagaaccattTTCGTATGGGACTAATCAGCACAGACGGAATCTACCTAACAACCAACTCTGTGGTGGTTACTTGACTCAATTTTTCAACGCTATGGATTAAGTCTTCGTATGAGAACTGTTCTTGTATAGGGCTGATCCGCACAGATAAAATCTACCCAACAACCAATGCTATGGTGGATTTTATCTTTGTGGATCATCCTGTGTGAGAACTTGATCTACACTCATTTTTCAACTCTCAActcaaaaaatcaagatttcCAAAATGCCCTTTTAGATTGGTGGTATTTTGGACAACTAGAGTGAAATGATCTATCGATGGGTCAACAACTAACATATGCTCATCTCGAAGATGGTCCATTAGAGTTTTGTATCTTTGCTTCTGCATCTATACCATGGTGGAAACAGGCAGATGCTATCTAAATGGAACAAGGTGGCAGATCTAGTTTGGTAGTTTTATGAGCAAAGGGAGGTTAAATATCCTCAAGTTTTTCCCATGCTAAAACTGAGGGGCCAAGGCAAGCCTAGCCCCGGATAAATTGAGGTTCACTTGCCCCCCATGTCCATTTTAGCAATTCATCCATAAAATGCCCAGCACAACGTAGCCTACAATTCCAATTTATCAGCATAATtgaaaaatcaggttttgaTTTGCACGAATCACTTGAATcgagtaaaaaaaatataaacttaTTCAAGAGTCATGAAGATTCgtccaagtttaagaaatgatcACATTAAGTTCGAGTCAATTCAAGTATTTTATTGATTCGATGTCTTTGCCCCAGTCATGTGAAACTCAGTCTGGTTTTTTATGGGACCATAGACTATTCATAGACCATAAATTTGGTCTACAACTAAGCAAAACCTTAGAATTAATTTATGTTTGTTATATTCAATGTTAGCCCCTTTTGTACTCTCATCTATGATGCAACCTCAGCCTTAATCCCTCTTCACtctaagaaggagaagaaagaagagattaattattaaaaaaaaaaagaagaagcttgCTCTAACAAGGTTTGACTCACCTGACTCACTAGGTTTTAGAAAAAGCAAGTTGAGCCGAAAATATGACTTTCCAACTATGCTTATAGTGAACAGATTATATGGCTAACACGCTTTATGTTACTTTTTTAATAAGGTTAATCACAGTGATCTAGATCATTTTCGACGCTCCATAtgtcatagttttttttttttatcattatttatGGAAAAATGTTTTCCTTTATCACTTTACTATTTGTTATATGACAGTACATGGGTTAGTCTGTGTGATAGAGGATTAGACAAGTATTTTATTAGTACAATTTCAACATAAAATGAGTAAAGAAAATAgctaaaattataaaagatgtaattttatatttcataTTCATTTCCATTTGATGGCATTTTGATAATTTACTAGAACCTTGATTTAAAGTTTGCATAACTTTCATTACTTActttgtattacaatttgaTCATAAGTGGTAAATAATGAAGTGTTATACTTCACTAAGCAAAATGGCACCCAGAGGAACCTAGCCTGCACCTAGACGCAAAATCAATGGTGCCCcagttaaaagaaaaatcttatcCCTATTAAATGGCCTGCACTTTCATGAACCATACGCTGGTGCAAGGGCCACGCAGCCTAACCCATATAACTTGTTCATTAATGCTTGAAGGGATATTTATGATATTCATGTCATCCTCTTTTCTGTTCTTCTGACTTCTGATTTCTCCTAGGGTTTTGAAAGCTACCACTGCAAATGCCTTAAttggtatacttttttttcttaataagaTCTTTAATTGGTACACGGATCATGCGTGTGTGCCTTTGTGCATGTGTGATGCGTGGCATGCAGGCAAGCTTCTTTCTAGGGTGACAATTCAGTGGGCCATGCAGCTAAGCTGGGAAGGGTGGCTTTACTTCGACCCCTGTAGAAGCtcttttctatctctttctttttctttacggGTAAAGCCTAGAATGAGCAGCTCATTCCACATCGACAACAATAAATTCAgcatttatttgaaaaaataaataaataaataaattcaacaTTATCTCAACTTAATAGAGTCAGCCACATAGATCTAtgcaaaaatacaaaaaaaaaagaaataaaaggctGAGTTTTTTAAGACCAGATCAAGTTCACGTACAAGACTGTTCTCATATGTTCTTAATCTTAGCATTTAAAATCCACCGAGTCTCTATATTTAATGGATTCCAAATGCCAAGACCAGGGACGTACGAGAACAATCTCCTACATGAACCATCCGGCCTcgagttttttgttgttttgtatTTCACATTAACATAAAGCTAAAACTATAAAttcatgaagaaaagaaaaactcacAATAActgccggggggggggggggggggtgtattTATGCTTAGACCCTGACTCCCTTATGTtatgaaatgaaataaatattacaTCCTTCTGGGCTAATACATATATGTATGTCTCAATCCTAAAGAAGCTAAATAcaattcaaaattgaaaaacTCCACCTGATCCAGAAAAGCAAGTTATTCCCTATTCCTTGTGAAGCTCTTCAAAGggctgaaaacttgattgaagCAATGAAACGAAACCACTTAGCTGACTTCTCAATGATATCACATGATAAGCAAGACATCTTATAAACTGTAACACTGCTGATACAACTTATAGGACCAAACAGGATCCAATACCAGACGCCTCGATCATGAGATTACCACAATTACACAATGCCAAGGCATTTGTGTTCCGAGGTGCGGTTTAGGAGTAAATGATAGTGTCAGGTTTATGATTTGAAATAAAATCACCATGCAAGTGATTACCAATCCAAAAGGAGCAACAGCTCACCGACTGGAAACGGTGAAACTTCTCCCTTCTACTTTTCAAAGAGAAAGCCATGCAGCATTCAGTCTGACTACTACAAATTTTGGAGAAGTTTGATTGAATTATTCGTGTGCTTCTGCAGGAACAGTATCCTCTCCTGGTTATCTTCTTTCTCCAGACAAGCATAAACACTCTCGACGTATTTAAACTCGGGACCATAAAGGTGAGATGCACATGCTGCCTTGCATGTTAATAGCTGAAATTTACCTGTTGAAATCAAGAGCAGGAGCATCATCAATTTACCGAAATAAAGCATTTGGAGACAACTCGATAGTCTAATTACTAAGCCTCAAAGAGGATATCAATTCAGTGATTGTAGTTACCAACCCAATTATGACTTTCTTTCTAAAAATCACTGGAAAGGAGGAACAGGATAGTTTGTGGGGTGATGCAGGGAGTAAATTCATAAGCAGACCAGCATTTGTCTCGGACAAATCGGATGTTATTCCTAGTGATtcataatttctaaaaataccACTTGTTCCATAGCTATGGTGTAAAATTTAGTAAAACAGATTTTTTACCAATAAAATTATCTTCTGATCTCCAGAAGACGCAATAAATCAGACAGCCAAGACCATGCAATGAATGGATAATGGGATTGAAATCAAACGAACAGACTGGTTCAACAAGCAGACATGAAGAAAACCAAATTACAGAAGACTCATTGCTGAGCTACAGAAAATATTTCACAAACAATTGCAGATACCTGCTTTCATCTCTGAGTCGAGGATGTTATTGCTGAAGTGGCGTCTAGACCACCATTTGCAACGTAGTTTCCATGGCATTCGCAAGTTCCCCTCTATGAACGATCTGGGAATCGAATTGAAACAAACAGAAAACTGTTGCTTGCCTCCacattcattttcatttccacATACTGACATTTGATCGTCTTCATACAGAGAAATCTTAAGGAAGCATGATGCAAGCTCTCCCCATATGTCACATGTTGCATAGGTAGCATCCAGATGTAAAGCTATCATCTCCACCAGTGGTTCAAGATTATAGTCCCCTACAAATATCCGAATCAAATAAAGAACAATATTAGACAAGCAAGAAAACCcttactcccccccccccccccccccccgcccccgcccccgcccaGGTTGGTTTAATTTGCACTGTAGATGAAGAATCAGCTATTCACCTCtttatcaaaatttaaatttaggAGTCTATGTGCACTTTTTTGTCTCTCTCCAGATTAAATAGAACTTCCCTCGTGGGATTAGGATTTTATTGGATTCTGGCCATCAGTTCCCCTTGGTAAGAGGGAAAATTTCTTTAGAGCGCTGCAAACTTAGTTGTCATTGGGACTATGGGAAACAATAGAATGTTTCAAGGATGGGTGGGACCTCCAGGAACAGATAATTTGGAGGCTTCCACAGAATCCCAGTTGATTACTTAATAAGGTACTGATCTTCAGTCGTTTTCTCTACGACTCCCCATATGTGTGTCCTGAGTGGATTCCTCCTATTCCGAATGGTATCAAACTTAACTTTGAGGGCAGTTCTGTAACCTTACTCTGGCTTGCATTAGGGGCATCATTAAAGACCACAAGGGTGTTATGTTGGTTGATTCTGACCCCATTGGTATGGTTCTTCTTTTCAGATTCCAAGGTACACTTGGAGGTACATGCATATAATCTGGAGAGTTAGATGGCTCAGCAGGTCTGGGAACTTATCTTGTCAATTGGTAGATGAGGTATGCCTTGACTGATAGCTAAGGCAGGAGTGCGCAGACATCTGTATTTAAGGAATTGtcttattttatgatttatcTGTTCGAGTTTGATGCAGATCAAGCTTGAAGAGAAGATAAAAACAAGAGTCAGAAAATACTGTGCACAAGACACTGGTCACGTGAcattgttcacatgaacagtaaatTGGGTCAATATTTTCTATTTCAGATTCCTATTTAGTTTACTCtagtttagtttcaattttcCTAGAGGGCaggttagtttcctattttgttactCAAAGAAGTTTCTCTTTTATAACTTGGGTTAATTTCCTTTTTGTAATTAGTTgtcagtttctaattttgttaagcatggttagcaagttagacacaaattagaaagtcttatttcagtccattagtttctttttttgttatttctttgtgtccaagttttgtaaggctatttaaagctcAGCGAtcataatgaagaaaaaaaatgatgattgaAGTTGATGAATTTAAGTgtttactcatggctgagatagctatCACCTGAGAGGGTaagatgcccaaaacctaagGACTAAGATGCCCATTGcctaattcttcttccacccttctcaaccccccatcaattttctttattttctttcttttccttttatttgtttgctgtgagagagtgtttgagtgaTCATTACAAGCTTATTAAAGTTCAGAAGTTCCATCAAAAGACCAGTTGAAGTCATGTAGCTGTTGTACTGCAGAACTCCAtaaagtttcatttttcattctcGAGCATAACTTCCCAACCAGCCATCAGTTGAGGCTCATCTTTTGAAAGACACAAATACATCGTACAAGGGATCTTCActccaattttgaggatcatCTGAATCCAGCAACTCTAGTTTCAGAAGAGTGGTCAAATATTTCCTAATTCATGTCGGCAACATAACTCTCAATTCAGCCATCAGAATTAtctcatcttttgagggtttgttgaccCATTTAGGACCTTCATCTACCCCAAGTTTCAGATCCATCTAAGCTACAGTTTGTGGGATCTCAtatttctccctattcagccaAATTTTTCAAATcttgcctgggattaggatcacttgtgattctagtcttacattacttggtatcagagctaatcTAACCTAGGATGGAGCCACGTGATTTTCGTGAGAAACTTGCTTCAAACATCTTCCTTGGATGGGTAGATGAAATGGACGTGTACTTTGACAATTACAACTTGACAGGGGCACAACAACTTTGATATGTTTACtcttagatgagtgattgtgttcgaatacaaTAGAGAATAAATtgaaggcaacttcaagctcaatgACGTGAGCCTAGAACGTGGGAAGAGATGCAGTACGCattggcaggcatgtacctatctaagcATGAACGAAGAATGTCCTTCCCTCCACCAAAtttccaaaagccacccacagtTAACAAAAGCATAAAGGAATTATCAACCTCTATTGTGCAACAcattgcaaaggagcaacaatAGAAGAGACATCCAACCAATGAACCAGAGTCAGAAGTTGAGGTTAACATTGAAGAAATTCCAGCAACTCCTACTATCAAGAAAGAGGTAGTCATTAATGTCCCTATTAGTGGGATTCATATGAAAGAAATCGAAAGCGACATGGTCACAATGGCGCACAAGGAGATCGAACCCAAGGAGATTGGTGCTCCAACAACTGTGATGCCTGTGAACAACTAAAAGGAAGATCCTAAAGAGAATGAGATTGAAGTAATGGTTGACGACATCATTGAAGAGATTGTGAACGATAAGAACAAGGGACTTGAAGAATCTTAAGCTTGAAAAGGAGTACGTAAAGGACATGCTAGAAGATGACCCCATAGACACATCCGTAGACATTGAAGTTGAACACATAGAGTTCATCATCCCCTTGAAATACCTTGAAGAGCATCAAACGTGCCCATACGAATATATTCATATGATCAAGGAGCTACTTGAATTTTTGTACGACTTGAAGAGGGATGTGCaccatgctataatcaccctcatACTCTATAAAATTTGAGgacattttttttctaagaggaggcgagttgatgcagatcaaagcttAAAGAAGGAGACAAAAACAAGAGTCAGAAATTAATGTTCACAAAACActattcacatgaacagtaaatTGGATCAATATcttctattttagtttcctatttagtttactttagttagtttctatctTCTTAGAGAGCAAGTTGTTTCCAGAATTGTTACtcaaagaagtttctattttgtaacttaggttAGTTGCCTTTTTGTAATTAGTAGtcattttctaattttgttaagcatggttagcaagttagacacaaattagaaagtcttatttcagtccattagtttccttttttgttatttctttatgtCCAAGatttgtaaggctatttaaagcccactGATCATAATGGAAAAAGAGATTGAAGTTGATGAATTTGAGTgtttactcatggctgagatagctattACCTTAGAGGGTGAAATGCTCAAAACCTGAGGACTGAGATGCCCATTCCCTGattcttcttccacccttttcaaccctccatcaattttctttattttctttcttttccttttatttgtttgtcaTGAAAGAGTGTTTGAGTGATCATTACAAGCTTATTAAAATTCAGAAGTTACATCAACAGACCAGTTGAAGGCCTATAGCTGCTGTATTGCAGAACTCcataaagtttccttttttcttcctcgAGCATAACTTCCCAATCAACCATCATTTGAGGCTCATCTTTTGAAAGATACATATACATCGTACAAGGGATCTTCACTCCAATTTTGATGACCATCCAAAAGCAAGGAACTCTAGTTTCAGAAGGTCAAAATTTTCCTAATTCATGTTGACAACATAACTCTCAATTCAGCCATCGTAATTGTCTCatcttttggggttttgttgACCCATTTATgaccttcatcttctccaactTTCAGCTCCATCTAAGCTACGGTTTGTGAGATCTAAtatttctccctattcagccagatttttcagatcctgcctgggattaagatcacttgtgattctagtcttacattagAGTTGTTGCATAGGCCAATctcctgttgttgttgttgtttttttttttttttggggtagaattgttattgttgtttcaGTCTATAcagatctttcttcttcttattaatAAATTCCATTATTcatcagaagaaaaaatcatCATAGTAATTTATACAGAATCATCTCAAAGTTCATCAAAGGAAAACTAAACAAACAAAATGCAATGAAAACAACGGTGAATACAAAAAGGATGATATATT is a genomic window of Macadamia integrifolia cultivar HAES 741 unplaced genomic scaffold, SCU_Mint_v3 scaffold1787, whole genome shotgun sequence containing:
- the LOC122064834 gene encoding peroxidase 19-like produces the protein MSASSSSSSSSSSSSSSHLLSLYTGLFILLALILPTSESSETSETSTPTKSGNRAHNNPTQLSVEYYSKTCPQLEQLVASATSQQFHLSPISAPATIRLFFHDCFVHGCDASILISAQPGTSALAEKDAHDNKNLAREAFDSIKKAKALVENKCPGAVSCADILAIAARDFVHLAGGPYYQVKKGRWDGLISMASTVNSNIPRANSTVDELLKLFASKGLSLEDLVVLSGAHTIGFAHCEHFVNRLYNFKGTNKPDPSIDPRLLKSLRMSCPVVGGNTDIVAPFDVMTPFAFDHVYYKNLQTKMGLLATDQALFLDSRTRPVVESFGKDKQKFFQAFSEAMEKMGSIGVKRGRKHGEIRRDCDRHV
- the LOC122064833 gene encoding uncharacterized protein LOC122064833; the encoded protein is MHLHRQLLNDHYANAVKHLRLAINSTPPELAALLPLIQPFVVCLGFWCIAYSFRACLLSGQNWGGNYMTLSGNILRASITECFHLKQYDVLSTCYEDILKKDPMCIHSSILLDNGVPCFWMVIKIGVKIPCTMYMYLSKDEPQMMVDWEVMLEEEKRKLYGVLQYSSYRPSTGDYNLEPLVEMIALHLDATYATCDIWGELASCFLKISLYEDDQMSVCGNENECGGKQQFSVCFNSIPRSFIEGNLRMPWKLRCKWWSRRHFSNNILDSEMKAGKFQLLTCKAACASHLYGPEFKYVESVYACLEKEDNQERILFLQKHTNNSIKLLQNL